The following proteins are co-located in the Oncorhynchus gorbuscha isolate QuinsamMale2020 ecotype Even-year linkage group LG22, OgorEven_v1.0, whole genome shotgun sequence genome:
- the yipf1 gene encoding protein YIPF1, whose protein sequence is MAANSDFLLTFQEFDSSESHLGGNGDATTISIEDTGAGSHKPQKQRRSAPVTSFEEDNDPLANDDKTELLSGPKRSAPFWTFEYYQTFFDVETHQVRERILGSLLPWPGKNFVHLYIRNNPDLYGPFWICATLVFVIAICGNISDFLLYLGKPQYKYVPEFRKVTIAATAIYSYAWLVPLALWGLLVWRNSKVMNVVSYSFLEIVCVYGYSLAVYIPAVVLWIIPNETVRWFSIVVALCLSGSMLVLTFWPAVRDDQHRVAIAIMTAIMALHILLAFGCKAYFFSTLEVEHPVVDAVVGHGTKSSPTTEMHRTNKTS, encoded by the exons ATGGCGGCTAACAGCGATTTCCTCTTAACATTTCAAG AATTTGACAGTTCTGAGAGCCATTTGGGAGGGAACGGAGATGCGACTACCATCAGTATCGAGGACACAGGGGCAGGAAGTCACAAACCTCAGAAACAGAGGAGGTCTGCACCGGTGACATCCTTCGAAGAGGACAATGACCCATTGGCTAATGACGACAAGACTGAG CTGTTGTCTGGGCCGAAGAGAAGTGCTCCTTTCTGGACCTTTGAATATTACCAGACATTCTTTGACGTAGAGACACACCAG gtgagagagagaatccTGGGGTCGTTATTGCCATGGCCAGGGAAGAACTTTGTCCATCTCTACATCCGCAACAACCCTGATCTTTATG GTCCCTTCTGGATCTGTGCTACTCTGGTTTTTGTCATCGCCATCTGTGGAAACATCTCTGACTTCCTGCTTTACCTGGGGAAACCACAGTATAAATACGTCCCAGAGTTCCGGAAAG TGACCATTGCGGCCACGGCGATCTACAGCTATGCGTGGCTGGTTCCCCTGGCCCTGTGGGGCCTGCTGGTCTGGAGGAACTCCAAGGTTATGAACGTAGTTTCTTACTCATTCCTGGAGATCGTCTGTGTCTACGGCTACTCCCTGGCCGTCTACATACCTGCTGTG gtgtTGTGGATCATCCCGAACGAGACCGTTAGGTGGTTTTCCATTGTtgtggctctctgtctctctggttccaTGCTGGTCTTGACCTTCTGGCCCGCCGTCCGTGACGACCAGCACCGGGTTGCCATAGCGATCATGACGGCCATCATGGCGCTCCACATCCTCTTGGCGTTCGGTTGTAAG GCTTACTTCTTCAGTACGTTGGAGGTTGAACACCCTGTTGTTGATGCTGTGGTGGGCCATGGAACCAAGTCGTCTCCAACCACGGAGATGCACAGAACTAATAAAACGTCCTGA
- the zgc:113691 gene encoding uncharacterized protein zgc:113691, with amino-acid sequence MAEKKENVSKFEMLKLLEKCRKERDDAVHRESIMREKLRQYESRMRSTELLKQKFKTMTSENKELRKHVKTLRQEIGLEANPKFNGKTTKDIISDMHEKERQCSFLVEKTGRLSLTIDDLTAELANAVTSKTLLEYQVQSLQQNLKDMTNNQRRLLKLWEDKRSQREQLTLPAIGLPQRPGEKPVSHKGVQTEMSIDSAQKLPHNAFETKPSPSPRSRHHKTRRHHSVYF; translated from the exons ATGGCTGAGAAAAAAGAGAACGTCTCCAAGTTTGAGATGTTGAAACTTCTGGAGAAgtgcaggaaagagagagacgatgCGGTGCACAGGGAGAGTATTATGAGGGAGAAGCTGAGACAGTACGAGTCTAGGATGAGGTCAACGGAGTTGCTGAAACAGAAATTCAAGACCATGACTTCGGAAAACAAGGAGCTGCGCAAGCATGTCAAGACTCTCCGCCAAGAGATAGGCCTGGAGGCGAACCCCAAGTTCAACGGCAAAACCACCAAGGACATCATCTCTGACATGCACGAGAAGGAGCGCCAGTGCAGTTTCCTGGTGGAGAAAACGGGTAGACTCAGTTTGACCATTGATGATCTGACAGCAGAGCTGGCAAATGCTGTCACGTCCAAAACTCTTCTGGAATATCAGGTGCAGTCGTTACAGCAGAACCTGAAGGACATGACGAATAATCAACGCCGTTTGTTGAAACTCTGGGAGGATAAGAGATCTCAAAGAGAGCAGCTCACTCTCCCTGCGATAGGCCTGCCCCAGAGGCCCGGAGAGAAACCTGTCTCTCACAAGGGAGTACAAACAGAGATGTCCATCGATTCAGCCCAGAAACTCCCACACAACGCGTTTGAGACCAAACCTTCTCCTTCACCACGATCACGACACCACAAGACAAG acgacaccattctgtctACTTCTGA